One Bacteroidota bacterium genomic window carries:
- a CDS encoding HAD family hydrolase → MKPLPKLIFWDWNGTLLNDTGVCVQAMNDMLSKRKMPTIEEGYYKSVFGFPVKHYYQHLGFRFEQENFEDLSVEFIENYQQHFHRASIQPYTVETLTHFKNKGVRQVIVSAMEQGMLNKQVEEAKLNVFFEEVLGIQNIFAESKTHLALEFLANNSIESESMLFVGDTLHDKEVSDALGIQAVLVSNGHQSASRLRVNGNLVINNLKSLLDIR, encoded by the coding sequence ATGAAGCCATTGCCCAAGCTTATTTTCTGGGATTGGAACGGAACACTGCTCAATGATACAGGCGTCTGCGTGCAGGCTATGAATGACATGCTTTCGAAACGTAAAATGCCAACCATCGAAGAAGGATATTACAAATCGGTATTTGGTTTTCCGGTGAAGCATTATTATCAGCATTTGGGTTTTAGATTTGAACAGGAGAATTTCGAAGACCTTTCGGTGGAATTCATCGAAAATTATCAGCAACATTTTCATCGCGCCAGCATTCAACCATACACAGTGGAGACGCTCACCCATTTTAAGAATAAGGGAGTAAGGCAGGTAATTGTTTCGGCTATGGAACAAGGCATGCTGAACAAGCAGGTTGAGGAAGCTAAGCTGAATGTATTTTTTGAAGAGGTACTTGGCATTCAGAATATTTTTGCAGAAAGCAAAACCCATTTGGCATTGGAGTTTCTGGCAAATAACTCTATTGAATCTGAAAGCATGTTGTTTGTGGGCGACACTCTTCACGACAAGGAAGTTTCTGATGCCTTGGGCATTCAGGCAGTGCTGGTATCAAACGGGCATCAATCGGCAAGCCGCTTACGTGTGAACGGAAACCTGGTTATTAATAACCTGAAAAGCTTGCTCGATATCAGATAA
- a CDS encoding TlpA family protein disulfide reductase, translating to MASTISGTDTNYAGTEIIWLHSADPITGTETEISRAVVGTDGKFVFDLPVSEITYVFAYLGTDKVFLFVEPEKHYEVVLPLLRPKTRSDKLNPFFRYTEAHLGIINAKSDDLNIQIRMFDDGFYPFYLKHTEKVFSNDVEFLQLDKDIEQLDKPFAKSTHPFFNDYRRYKYGMLRFVAYQHKSKSISDAYFKNQPFLANNPAYIELFNLVYDSYFDYFSRTEEGKQLAPAIQSKSYSAVIEVLEKDEVLQPAVLLNMVLLKSLHSEFYDDNFSRSGMLILLDSLIVLTDNETIKFTARQVYNKVTRLMAGYTPPAFALYDTDSNLVTLEKWKGKFVYLNFCSCFSYTCLNEFVMLQNLYNKHQQYLEIVTIVIDDDVQVVKDFLNRSGYQWTFLHFDNQPDILQQYDIRAFPTYYLVDNEGKLSISPAPAPADEFEGRLFKILQAKGIL from the coding sequence ATGGCGTCTACAATTTCAGGTACCGACACCAATTATGCCGGTACGGAGATAATCTGGCTTCATTCTGCCGATCCGATTACCGGAACTGAGACAGAAATATCGAGGGCTGTAGTTGGTACTGATGGAAAATTCGTTTTCGATCTGCCGGTTTCAGAAATTACTTATGTGTTTGCATACCTTGGAACCGACAAAGTATTTCTTTTTGTGGAACCAGAGAAGCATTACGAGGTGGTATTGCCACTGCTCCGACCAAAAACCAGAAGCGATAAGCTTAATCCTTTTTTTCGCTATACCGAAGCACATCTGGGGATCATCAATGCTAAGAGCGATGATTTGAATATACAGATACGGATGTTCGACGATGGGTTCTATCCTTTTTATTTGAAGCATACCGAAAAGGTTTTTAGTAACGATGTAGAGTTTTTGCAACTCGACAAAGACATAGAGCAACTCGATAAACCTTTTGCAAAATCTACCCATCCTTTTTTTAACGATTATCGCCGCTATAAATATGGAATGCTTCGTTTTGTTGCCTACCAGCATAAATCGAAAAGCATTTCCGATGCTTATTTCAAAAACCAACCCTTTCTGGCTAATAATCCTGCTTACATCGAGTTGTTTAACCTGGTGTACGATAGTTATTTCGATTATTTCAGCCGCACCGAGGAAGGAAAACAACTGGCTCCTGCCATTCAGTCGAAAAGCTATTCTGCAGTAATTGAAGTTCTTGAAAAGGATGAGGTGCTTCAACCCGCCGTGTTGCTGAACATGGTGCTTCTGAAGTCGTTGCACAGTGAGTTTTACGACGATAACTTCTCACGCAGCGGCATGCTTATTTTGCTCGACAGCCTTATTGTTTTAACCGATAATGAAACAATTAAATTCACCGCCAGGCAAGTATACAACAAAGTAACCCGGCTGATGGCAGGTTATACCCCACCTGCATTTGCCTTATATGACACGGATAGCAATCTGGTCACTCTCGAAAAGTGGAAAGGAAAGTTTGTATACCTCAATTTTTGTTCGTGCTTTAGTTACACTTGTTTAAACGAGTTTGTAATGCTGCAGAACTTATACAATAAGCATCAGCAATACCTCGAAATTGTTACCATTGTGATTGACGACGATGTTCAGGTTGTAAAAGATTTTCTTAACCGAAGTGGTTATCAATGGACTTTTTTGCATTTCGACAATCAACCAGACATACTTCAGCAATATGATATACGTGCTTTTCCAACATATTATTTAGTCGACAACGAAGGAAAGCTTTCCATTTCTCCCGCTCCGGCCCCAGCTGATGAGTTTGAAGGCCGACTTTTTAAGATACTCCAGGCAAAGGGCATCTTATAA
- a CDS encoding DUF4136 domain-containing protein, protein MKSLSFLFLGSLLFFGCSGIKVVSDYDKTIDFSKYKTVEYYGWVEESDAILSRFDKERIEASFAQEFKSRGMEIVKEGGDLVVALYIVAQQKTETTASSYNYGGYGYGGYYGYGPGYGWGGGYTTTTYDTYEYMEGTLVCSVFDKQAETLIWEGVGTKTIAEDPKDRERNIPYAIKSIMAQYPVKPVSTK, encoded by the coding sequence ATGAAAAGCTTATCCTTTCTGTTTTTAGGTAGCCTGTTATTTTTTGGCTGCAGTGGTATAAAAGTCGTTTCGGATTACGACAAAACCATAGATTTTTCGAAATACAAAACCGTAGAGTATTATGGGTGGGTTGAAGAAAGCGATGCTATTTTGAGCCGCTTTGACAAAGAGCGCATCGAAGCATCCTTTGCGCAGGAATTTAAAAGCCGTGGTATGGAAATAGTGAAAGAGGGTGGCGACCTTGTGGTAGCGCTTTATATTGTAGCTCAGCAAAAAACCGAAACTACCGCTAGTTCATACAATTATGGCGGATATGGTTATGGCGGGTACTATGGTTATGGTCCTGGTTATGGCTGGGGTGGTGGATATACCACTACTACCTATGACACCTACGAGTACATGGAAGGAACCCTTGTATGCAGCGTATTTGACAAGCAAGCAGAAACGCTTATCTGGGAAGGTGTGGGAACGAAAACCATTGCCGAAGACCCGAAAGACCGCGAACGTAACATTCCGTATGCTATAAAGTCGATAATGGCTCAGTATCCAGTTAAACCCGTTTCAACGAAATAA
- the coaD gene encoding pantetheine-phosphate adenylyltransferase produces MEKNRIALFPGSFDPFTVGHESVVRRAMPLFDKIVISIGFNINKSGYFPLEKRMQWIRDVFENESKIMVSSYSKLTIDYCKEVGAQYILRGLRTSADFEYERAIGQTNRLLEKGIETVFLLTESHHTFINSTIVRDIIRYGGDASSFLPSRLKIDKDLLKNE; encoded by the coding sequence ATGGAAAAAAACCGCATTGCTCTTTTCCCCGGATCCTTTGATCCATTCACCGTTGGTCACGAATCGGTTGTACGCCGCGCCATGCCCTTGTTCGATAAAATAGTTATCTCCATTGGTTTTAATATCAATAAAAGCGGATATTTTCCCTTAGAGAAGAGAATGCAGTGGATACGCGATGTCTTCGAAAACGAGAGCAAGATTATGGTATCGAGCTACAGCAAACTAACCATTGATTATTGCAAAGAGGTAGGTGCTCAATATATCCTGCGGGGGTTACGCACATCGGCCGATTTCGAATACGAAAGGGCCATTGGCCAAACAAACCGCTTGCTTGAAAAAGGAATCGAAACAGTTTTTTTACTTACCGAATCACATCATACTTTTATCAATTCTACCATTGTGCGCGATATTATACGCTATGGAGGCGATGCCTCTTCCTTCTTGCCAAGCCGGCTTAAAATCGACAAAGATTTGTTAAAGAATGAATAA